The proteins below come from a single Aspergillus oryzae RIB40 DNA, chromosome 5 genomic window:
- a CDS encoding ERF4 family protein (predicted protein) has translation MPESAGNHGSPEAQSIRPPDRAHLSQDPVVDRSNPLDERPRHIQSQASLRSQAQIASIPSHTGQHPGGENDVAEELAWGPAHPCYPHINPHVSVRSQEYHTTRIIRIRRDWMVRGDLAPTFSNLYPEILDPLLPEQEFRRIIATVNDKLVKAFDPFSLRNWIDGALALLTGWIWEDIGATGVKSQLKQIEDWVDNWNREVGAKDGVYIWSLRRTAYMSLDIQIPDPKVGIIPSERGPSLPGTRPSSGVV, from the coding sequence ATGCCAGAATCGGCGGGAAATCATGGGAGTCCGGAGGCACAAAGTATTCGTCCGCCCGACCGGGCACATCTGAGTCAAGACCCCGTGGTCGACCGATCGAACCCCCTCGACGAGCGCCCCCGACATATTCAATCACAGGCCTCTCTGCGGTCGCAAGCACAGATTGCTTCGATACCGTCACATACAGGGCAACATCCTGGTGGCGAAAACGATGTGGCAGAGGAGTTAGCTTGGGGACCAGCCCATCCGTGTTACCCTCATATTAACCCGCATGTATCAGTGAGATCCCAGGAGTACCATACGACACGCATTATTCGGATTCGGCGAGACTGGATGGTTAGGGGAGATCTGGCCCCGACGTTTTCCAACCTGTATCCGGAGATTCTCGATCCGTTACTGCCTGAGCAGGAATTCCGCAGGATTATTGCTACGGTCAATGACAAGCTTGTGAAGGCATTCGATCCATTCAGCCTTCGAAACTGGATAGATGGAGCACTGGCGTTGCTGACTGGCTGGATCTGGGAGGATATAGGGGCCACGGGAGTCAAAAGCCAGCTCAAGCAAATAGAAGACTGGGTGGACAATTGGAACCGTGAGGTCGGCGCAAAGGACGGGGTATATATCTGGAGCCTTCGACGGACGGCTTACATGTCGTTGGACATACAGATTCCCGACCCCAAGGTTGGCATCATTCCCAGTGAGCGTGGGCCATCACTGCCCGGGACTCGACCGAGCAGTGGTGTGGTCTAA